In the genome of Nakaseomyces glabratus chromosome K, complete sequence, the window CCGGGCTTGCgcatttaatttttttttgctacacattaaatttttttctgttcaatttttgcaaaatgcGATGAGGAAATGCCATAGTTGAGACTTAACAAGCATAGTAGTTAATAGCCAGTTTATTGCAATCGATTACAACAACTCAGTTAGTACCTTTATACTTATAATAAAAGTTATTGGATCGGTAAGTAGAGCCATATAGCATTAAGCTGATATAAAAAGATAATGGCTAGTATTGGAACGCAGGTTAGGAAGACCTGTACATCGGTTGATCCTATTGTTACTGATTATGCTGTTGGTTATTTCAACCATTTGTCGGGGTTGACCTTTGATGCTGTTATGAGTAAGCAGCTTGATCTAGATTCTGAAGTGCAGTTTGTCAGTGAGATGTTGGTCAGTGCCGGTGctgataaagaaaaggtGAAGGATTTGTCGGCAAATATACTTGAACAATTGAATACACAATTAAAGGAGAACGCCTCTAAGCTAGAATTGACCGGTGATACGTCAAAGAGATTGTTGGACATCAACGTTTTGAAAAGTCATAACAATAAGGCTAACCTAAATGCCTCATTGAGTTTGTTAGGTGTTGGTGGTGACATTGAGCATGCTGGTAGACAGATGGAGACCAGGGttgatttgaagaaattggcAAAGGCTGAAGAGAAGATTGCAAAGAAGGTTGCAAAGAGAAACAACAAGTTTGTGAAATACGAGGCATCAAAACTTATTGGTGAAAGGAAAGACGAAGATTATgattctttcttcttggagATCAACCCATTGGACTTTGGTTCGTCAGCTGGTAAGTCTAAGGATATTCACATTGATACATTTGATCTTTACGTTGGTGATGGGCAGAGAATTCTTTCAAATGCTCAATTGACCCTGAGTTTTGGTCATAGATATGGTCTTGTTGGTCAAAATGGTATTGGTAAATCTACTCTATTGAGAGCGCTATCGAGAAGAGAATTGAATGTTCCAAAGCATATTTCGATTTTGCATGTTGAACAAGAACTAAGAGGTGATGAAACTAAAGCTTTGCAAAGTGTCTTAGATGCAGACGTTTGGAGAAAGCAGTTACTGACCGAAGAGAACAAGATCAACGAAAGgttgaaagaaattgagaaattaAGAGAAGAGTTTGATGAAGACAGTTTGGAAGTGAAAAAACTAGATAACGAGAGAGAAGATCTAGATGCACATTTAATTCAAATATCAGAAAAGCTGGTTGATATGGAATCAGATAAGGCGGAAGCTAGAGCGGCCTCTATTCTATATGGTCTTGGTTTCAGTACCGAAGCCCAACAGCAACCAACAAATTCCTTTTCCGGTGGTTGGAGAATGAGATTATCTTTGGCAAGAGCATTGTTCTGTCAACCTGATCTTTTGTTGCTGGATGAACCTTCCAATATGTTGGATGTTCCGTCTATCGCCTATCTAGCAGAATACTTGAAATCATATCCTTCTACTGTTTTGACAGTGTCGCACGACCGTGCATTCCTAAATGAGGTTGCAACagatattatttatcaacACAATGAACGTCTGGACTACTACAGAGGTCAAGATTTCGACACTTTTTACACAACAAaggaagaaagaagaaagaatgCACAAAGAGAATACGACAACCAAATGGCATACAGAAAGCATTTACAAGAGTTTATTGATAAGTTCAGATATAACGCCGCCAAATCATCTGAAGCACAATCAAGAATTAAGAAGCTTGAAAAATTGCCAGTATTAGAACCTCctgaacaagaaaagagTATTGATTTCAAATTCCCAGATTGTGAGAAATTATCTCCACCAATTATTCAATTACAAGATGTCAGTTTCGGTTATAGTCCTGACAAACTACTGTTAAAGGATGTCAATCTAGATATTCAAATGGACTCCAGAATTGCACTGGTCGGTGCAAACGGTTGTGGTAAGACTACACTGTTGAAAGTCATGTTAGAGCAACTAAGGCCACTAAGTGGTTACGTTTCTAGAAACCCAAGATTGCGTATCGGTTACTTTACACAACATCACGTTGACTCCATGGACCTATCTACTTCTGCAGTTGATTGGATGTCTAAGACATTCCCTGGTAAAACAGATGAGGAGTATAGACGTCATTTGGGTTCATTTGGTATTACGGGTACTCTAGGTTTacaaaaaatgcaattgtTATCCGGTGGTCAAAAATCTCGTGTTGCCTTCGCGGCTCTGTGTCTGAATAACCCACACATTTTGATTCTTGATGAACCTTCCAACCATTTGGATACTACAGGTATTGATGCATTGGTTGATGCAATGAAGAACTTCACTGGTGGTATCCTGATGGTATCGCACGACATATCTGTCATTAACAATGTCTGTAAAGAAATTTGGGTTTCCGAAAAGGGTACAGTTAATAGATTTAACGGTACTATCTATGATTACAGAGATTATATATTATCTGCAGCTGACGCCGCTGGTGTTGTTAAGAGGCATTGAATATGATTTAAATAGGTGgtgaatatataaaaattcaTATAATAGTTATAGATATATTTGTCAAACGACCTACTTGATTGTCATATTGTGGATGTTCGATGTTCGATGTTCATGAGATTGTGAAGTTGTTGAATGGCTCCAAAACATGAATATGTTTATAAACATCCGGCTAAAATTTAGCTTTCTCAAATGACAGGTATAGTaccaaagaaaacaaaaattacaaatgCCTTTGCTAGAGTATCTGAATAGGTGTTatgcaaaaatattcaattttagGTAGTGATTAGAAATTAGTACTATTAACTACAACACAATATTATTAGTATactattaatttttatcattataaACGTTTTCTCTTTGCCACCATTTTAACTTTTGGTAATGCTTGACCCTAAGCTTCTCGGAGTAGACGGTAAGCGTTATCCCAACTTCACCTCTAGTTAATCGATTGATATCAACTACGGTTATTTTAACAGTCACCAAAACTGGATAGCTCTTGTAGAGGTTTCAAGTCGCAACTTCTCAGAAAATTGTAAGCTAGAAAAGTGCTACACTCGCTATACAAATCAGAATAACAAAATAGCAAGGATGAGTAACGATACATTCTCCTTTAACATCAAACATGCAGGCAAGGTTTTGCCAATTACCTTATCAAATGATGCAACAGCACTTGATCTGAAGACTCAAGTTGAGGAATTGACTCAGGTCCCAAGATCTAGACAAAAATTTATGGTTAAGGGAGGCTTGTCCGATGATTCTATCGCCAATCTtcaaacaataataaagcCCGGCAGTACTGTCATGCTATTAGGGACACCTGATGCTAATCTACTTTCGAAGCCTGCTGAAAAACATAGATTTGTAGAGGACTTGTCACCAGATCAACAGGTTCAGCAATTTAACTCCACACCACTTGGCCTGCAAAATATGGGAAACACCTGTTACCTGAACGCTACATTACAAGCTTTATTCAGGGCTGATGAACTGAAAGACTTGATCTTGCAATATGATCCATCTAAAGTAACAAACTCTGATGCCAATGACGAAATTCACTACAAGATAGTATTGGAATTAAAGAGAACTTTTGAAACattgaaaaagagaagTTTTAAATCAGTTTTGCCAATTATGTTACTGAACACACTAAGGAAATGCTATCCTCAGTTCGCGGAACGTGATCCACAAGGTGGATTTTATAAGCAACAGGACGCCGAGGAACTATTCACCCAACTATTCCATACGCTGACTGTTGTCTTCGGAGATAAATTTGCCAACCAATTCCAAATCAATTTCAGAGCGACAATAAAGGATACAGccaatgaagatgatgttACTGTGAGAGAGGATGAAAGTGATATGAAACTACAGTGTCACATCTCAGGTACTACCAACTTCATGAAAAATGGTTTGATTGAATCtctaaatgaaaaaattgaaaagagatCAGATATAACTGGATTGAATTCCACTTACGCAgttcaaaaacaaattacaAAACTTCCTAAGTATTTAACTGTGCAATATGTCAGATTTTTCTGGAAAAGGTCCTCAGGAAAGAAGTCAAAGATTTTAAGAAAAGTTGTTTTCCCATTCCAACTAGATGTAGCTGACCTGTTAACACCAGAATATGCGAACGAGAAGATCAAAGTACGTGAAGAACTAAGAGAAGTTGAAAAGGCTAAGAATGAAAAGGAGCGTGAAGCTAAGAAGCGTAAAGTTGAACAAACTGATGTAGTAATGACGCCTAAAGAAGAATATGAGACTAAAAAAGCTCTGGAGGAGAGTGAGAGAGAATACTGGCTCAACGAATTCAAGAAGCGTTTTCCATCTAATTTAGCTGCTGGGGAGAATCCCTCCTCAGTATATGACCTAATAGGTGTCATTACCCATCAAGGTGCCAACTCTGAATCTGGACACTACCAAGCTTTCATCAGAGACGAAAGTGATGAAAACAAATGGTACAAGTTCAATGACGACAAAGTCAGTCCAAttgagaaagagaagattgAGGCATTGGCAGGAGGCGGTGAAAGTGACAGCGCTCTAATCCTTCTTTACAAAGGTTTTGGTctataaattattatactttgatatttttacGACTTTATAACTttaccaaaaaaataattgtaCTTGATTAATCCACAAGAGCAAACTATTGGATCCTGATAAAAGTCTCATGAATTAGTAATATTAGTTTAGgttaaaatattttaatgaatCGGAATATGTAAATACATTATGTACAAAGTcttaatatcatatttgaaatttatCTCAAGGCTtacttttatttcaaatcaaTAACTTTTAGATGCCTATTTACTATCCATGAACTCCTTAAATGCTGCTATTTCGTCGACACAGTTTAACGGCTTGCCTTTGTTCTTAATCAAACACTCGGTCAATTTCGCTCTGGGGccttctttctcttccaaACCAAACTTCTGTTTCTTATCCTCttccaattttttaaaTGCTTCAAGTTTTTGACTTAAATCCGTTAACTTTTCATTTAGTTTGCCAGTACAGGCCGTATTTTTATTAGAACCATCATCGCTATCAGTCTGCATGGAATCATTTAGAGTGTCCTTGAATTTCCTTAAGGTCTCCACTTCGAGCTCTGATAATCTACTCGAGATCTTTTGCTCAATGCATTTTTCAGCATACTCTTTTCTGCTATAGTCCATCTCGGAAACATCCTCAAGTTGAGAAAGTAATGCTTGTGAGAACTCAATCTTAGACTGCGGCGTAAAAAGCGTTGGTGCCACTGGGTCTGTGCTCTTAGATGCTTGTGCGCCCATTTTCTATCGTTATAGTATGCCTTTCTGATATAATTAAAACACAAAATATTCCTTTAAAACGGAATCAACTTCAAATGGAATGGAAAAGACCTGATCAGCTACTTAGTTTGCCTGTATTTCAAAGATCAAGATATCAAGCAAATCTGTTTCGTGAACTGTCCGTATATACTTGCCTAACATACATAATGTTCACAGAAATGTATATAGTGTACAACAGGATTGCTCTACTCTCGAACTAGCTTATGAGGAAAGGGCCGTGAGTTATCTTAGTACGATCCACCATACACATGACTACAACTGGCCAATAAGAGTACTGCTATACAATATAGTATTTTGATGGACATCTAACGCAGCTCTCGTTCAAGAACCAATCAGTATGTAATAGTGTGAATATAAGAGTAATGCTGTAGTTATGAAATTACTGTTGCTATGTGATATAATCAAGTTATACATCACCAAAATTTCTATTACACCTTTCCTTATAGGACACACAAATTTGCAACCAACGTAACTTTCAAGTGACTCTCGGTAGCCAAGTTGGTTTAAGGCGCAAGACTGTAATTTCAACACTGAAATCTTGAGATCGGGCGTTCGAATCGCCCCCGGGAgacttatttttttgtcaatttttttttcactataaaattaaatatggTACTAATAGCTTCTATAAGTACTAGAAGTATACTTGTTATTCTATTTCCTTATAGCTTTTATACTTATTTGTTCATTGATACAAGTAAAGTTTATTATATATCCCTATGCGCTATTGACTGAcatattttagttttgattTATATATCGCGATTTGTTAGACGCTGTGCGACGCTAGAGGTCAACCAACAATTACTGACGACTAGTTTAGTTTAGAATTGTAATAGTACAAACAATTGGAGGGCCACTTAGCACTATATGCACTGTGTTGTAATGCAGTATAGCAATTTGGCGAAATATCAAGCACGTACCAAGTAACATTTGTATGGATGGGGCAGTTGAAACTTGATCCAACTCAATGAACACCAAATTTTGTCAAGTCCTAAgtaatttcaattcttgCACTTTAGTAAATGCTAGATGTATTGACAAACTATCACTATATGCCAGATTTTAGTTTCATTGCCTCTGGGAAACAGTGAATCGGAATCGATACCCAATTATAAACTATCAAAGAGTTCTGGAAAAGCCATCTCCATATTGAGCACGTATTTGCACAGACCTGATCAATTCACGAAACACTTTCCATCTTTCTAATTTGCAGAATTATTAAGGACAGTTTTCAACTTGATATCCTGGTGCTAAACTTTTGACATTGAGATCAATCCAAAAGGGTATAGTCTAATAATAACGTGTCTCGGACAATAGCTAAGCATAGCTCTTTCTAGGTGCGTGAATAGTATTTTGCATTGAATACAAATACCCATGAACAGTGACGAAACAAACGGTGTAGGTGAAGCTTCAACCACTTCTCCACTATCTAACGACTCCAATAACCAAGCTTCTTCATCTATGCATAACCAAAATGATCCAACCACTGAGTATGGTTTTGGCCTGAGGAGGTCTGCTAGAGAGAGAGTACCAAGGAAGAGGGACATTTATGAGATAGATCCTAGCGTGTATCTTCctaaaaagaagaaacctAAGAGTAAAGCAACTAAGAAGGTAGTAGCCAGTAAGTCTAAGGATGCTAAAGCCAAAAATGCTAAAGTTAAACCTCAACAATCTGACAAGTCGAAGGTGAAGAAAAGTAGCACTCCTAAACCTCCTGTGAGAACTCCTGAAATTCCTATTCCTGTTGTTAATAACAAAGATTGGACTGCCAATATACCGTTATATAACAGCGAACTTAGAAACCAGAATGCGAAGATATCCAGactaaaaaatgaaaacatgAAAGCTGTTCCATACGCGGGAGACATATTGAAAATTATGTCCTTTGTGAACAAATTCAATTACTTCTTTGTCAATGAGTTACAGAGCTTATCTTTCCAAGATTTTGAGATTGGCCTGGATTTGTATCCCGATCCACTGATCAATACAGGAAAGGAAATACAAAGATTGTATGCTGACTACATACCTGTAAAGGAAGTTGTTGGTTGTCAGGATAAGATGAATTTATTACTGCTGACAATTATGGATTTATTGTTTCGTCCAGTGGAAACCGAAAGAGAGCCCCAGGTTGAATGGTCTGATTTAAAGTCAACGAGCAAAAAAACATTCCAATCTTATATCGAAAAGATCAGATTGTATGCTCCTGAATGGGGTTACCCAAAGGAGTGgagaaaaaatatatctaCTGAAACCTTGATGAAGCCGGCCTCTTCTACATTCGAGAAGGACGACATAGGCCCAGCAGTAGACCAGAAACACAAAGAGATTCTAACCCCAAATATTTATCAGTGGCCTGCAAACGAACCTATTGATATTGATCAAGATCCCTTACAAACCAAGGGATTACAAAGGACAGGTATTCTGGCTCTAGAGGCTAAGGATAGAATTGTATTTTTAAGAACATTGGTAGACTGGTGTTGTTCGTATTCTCCTTTGCTCCATCATGAAATTTACATATTAACGCATTATAAGCGTGACCCTCCTTTTGGTATTCAGACCAAGCACGTACCCAGATACCTTCTACAAGGTCTTGACGAGACATTCAGTTATTATAAGAAACTCTGTAACTTGGTACAATCAAGATTAGAAATAAGAAGCAAAAAGAAGCATGtaaagaaacaaatgaaggaaggaaaaaatgatgaaatagTCCATCGACTTGAAATACTACAAAAACTGAAAACCCAAATGAAAGGTAAAACTGAGGATGAAAAGTTGAAGTTGATGATTGAGAATTACGAGGACTGGGAAAAAGTATTCAAAGGTGAAACTCCAGAAAACCCTCTCAGTAACCCATATGAGGATAAAATATACAAGCTCAGATCTGAAGAGTTTTTTATTGGTAGGGTACCTCATGTTGGTGATTTCTACCTCCCAAGAATGCAAACATATGAATATATGTCATCAATGAATACATATACGGATTTAAAAACACTTGACAATATTTTCAACACTTTTGAATCTAAGAAATACAACCCATTCACCCTTTTTGAGAATGATAGCCCATTTATGAGCTCAAACTTCAAGATACTCTTTCATGACAAGATTGCTTTGATACAAGATGTAATATCAGGTGCTGACAtgacagaaaaaaattactgGTATGAAATGTGCTATGATTCAGAAACTCTGTTGAAATTTATAGACTTCATCGATCAAAAGATCCAACAACCATCAACAGCTGAACctgaaaaagaagaaattcgATCAGAGAATGGTGATCCATCCTCACTAATAAATGGTGTCTCAACTAAATCTGATGTCTCCCCAACGTCTGGTCAGAACacgaaaaagaaacaagaaaaatcaGAAGAGTCATCCAAGGATGCTAGTAAGATTAATCCGCTTCCTAAGAACCCACAATTCAACTCTTCGCGTAGAAAATTTGCCATGTTACAAACTTATTTAAGAAGAATTCAGCCAATCTTAGcagaatttgaagaaatgaaaacaaagtTTGGAGACATAAATCCGACAAAGAGACAAAGTAGGAGGTcccaaagaagagaaattaATTACAAGATCGAGAACTCAGATGATGAGTATGCTATGGAGGATTCTGAGTAGTTGTAACACATAATAGCAGTGTATAATGGTATAGAATCTTAAAAGTTGGATTATATGCGATAAGTACGAATAATAACTATTAATTTCTCACtaattattgaaataaagCCAAAATACTTAATTTCCGACCTTTCAATGTTAGCGATAGCGTACCACTAATTGATAGCGAGTGGGGTAtcaatgaataaaaataaaatcgGTTGAAAAACCCAATATGCAGTAGTGATCttgtaaaataaaatatcttgCGATGTCAGGAATATTAAAGGAGTGTTTCAAAGATTCTGTATTACCATTAAGATTAAATTGTTCACGTTTTTACCGAATTAAAAGGGAAATATCAATGCAAATGGCGGGTACCATGGAAAATCTATACTTGGAGTAATAGTTACCTTTTTGTCAATAGATataagataaaaaaaattatcagAATGAATGCAATTCcttgaacttgaaaaatCTTTAATTATTTCTCAAATTTCCGTACAGTATCTTTATTGACCGTAGCaacttttattatttgtgcCAATGTTTGTTGTCTTAAGGAGGATATAAATTCATCTTGTTCTCGCTTGCTTTTGCTGCCATATTCATTGGATAAACTCAAACTGCTTTGTGAGCTAGGAAGAGAGGAGAGCGAAGCTGAAGATGAtctttcctcttcttcaagatctGAATCTGTTTCGTTAgccaataaatataattgtCTTAGCTTTTTAATTCTCTGGTTGAGTTTGATAAGCTCAACAGCCTTTTGTAGCTTCTTCTTAGCACTCAAGTTCTTCCTCATGTTGTGATACAAGTCTGTTCTTAAAGAACATTTACTCTGTATCCATGGATCATTCAATAGCTCAGTAGCAGATGGTCGACAAGCAGGATCCAAATCTAGGATTCTCAAAATGAAGTTCTTAGCCAGTTCAGAAATGCCGTCCCAATATGGTCTCTGAAATTTGACTGGATTTTCATCAGATGTAACCTCATCCAAAAATCCATCGACTGATTCCGCTTTGAACGGAGAGTAACCGCATAATAATGTATACGTAATCACACCTACAGACCAAATATCACTGGGTTTTCCGTGTCCATCTGAAGTGAACAC includes:
- the GCN20 gene encoding putative AAA family ATPase GCN20 (CAGL0K10472g~Ortholog(s) have role in regulation of translational elongation and cytosolic ribosome localization); translated protein: MASIGTQVRKTCTSVDPIVTDYAVGYFNHLSGLTFDAVMSKQLDLDSEVQFVSEMLVSAGADKEKVKDLSANILEQLNTQLKENASKLELTGDTSKRLLDINVLKSHNNKANLNASLSLLGVGGDIEHAGRQMETRVDLKKLAKAEEKIAKKVAKRNNKFVKYEASKLIGERKDEDYDSFFLEINPLDFGSSAGKSKDIHIDTFDLYVGDGQRILSNAQLTLSFGHRYGLVGQNGIGKSTLLRALSRRELNVPKHISILHVEQELRGDETKALQSVLDADVWRKQLLTEENKINERLKEIEKLREEFDEDSLEVKKLDNEREDLDAHLIQISEKLVDMESDKAEARAASILYGLGFSTEAQQQPTNSFSGGWRMRLSLARALFCQPDLLLLDEPSNMLDVPSIAYLAEYLKSYPSTVLTVSHDRAFLNEVATDIIYQHNERLDYYRGQDFDTFYTTKEERRKNAQREYDNQMAYRKHLQEFIDKFRYNAAKSSEAQSRIKKLEKLPVLEPPEQEKSIDFKFPDCEKLSPPIIQLQDVSFGYSPDKLLLKDVNLDIQMDSRIALVGANGCGKTTLLKVMLEQLRPLSGYVSRNPRLRIGYFTQHHVDSMDLSTSAVDWMSKTFPGKTDEEYRRHLGSFGITGTLGLQKMQLLSGGQKSRVAFAALCLNNPHILILDEPSNHLDTTGIDALVDAMKNFTGGILMVSHDISVINNVCKEIWVSEKGTVNRFNGTIYDYRDYILSAADAAGVVKRH
- the IOC3 gene encoding Ioc3p (CAGL0K10582g~Ortholog(s) have ATPase activity, DNA binding, nucleosome binding activity, role in sister chromatid cohesion and Isw1a complex localization); the encoded protein is MNSDETNGVGEASTTSPLSNDSNNQASSSMHNQNDPTTEYGFGLRRSARERVPRKRDIYEIDPSVYLPKKKKPKSKATKKVVASKSKDAKAKNAKVKPQQSDKSKVKKSSTPKPPVRTPEIPIPVVNNKDWTANIPLYNSELRNQNAKISRLKNENMKAVPYAGDILKIMSFVNKFNYFFVNELQSLSFQDFEIGLDLYPDPLINTGKEIQRLYADYIPVKEVVGCQDKMNLLLLTIMDLLFRPVETEREPQVEWSDLKSTSKKTFQSYIEKIRLYAPEWGYPKEWRKNISTETLMKPASSTFEKDDIGPAVDQKHKEILTPNIYQWPANEPIDIDQDPLQTKGLQRTGILALEAKDRIVFLRTLVDWCCSYSPLLHHEIYILTHYKRDPPFGIQTKHVPRYLLQGLDETFSYYKKLCNLVQSRLEIRSKKKHVKKQMKEGKNDEIVHRLEILQKLKTQMKGKTEDEKLKLMIENYEDWEKVFKGETPENPLSNPYEDKIYKLRSEEFFIGRVPHVGDFYLPRMQTYEYMSSMNTYTDLKTLDNIFNTFESKKYNPFTLFENDSPFMSSNFKILFHDKIALIQDVISGADMTEKNYWYEMCYDSETLLKFIDFIDQKIQQPSTAEPEKEEIRSENGDPSSLINGVSTKSDVSPTSGQNTKKKQEKSEESSKDASKINPLPKNPQFNSSRRKFAMLQTYLRRIQPILAEFEEMKTKFGDINPTKRQSRRSQRREINYKIENSDDEYAMEDSE
- the MIC19 gene encoding Mic19p (CAGL0K10516g~Ortholog(s) have role in cristae formation and MICOS complex, mitochondrial crista junction localization) yields the protein MGAQASKSTDPVAPTLFTPQSKIEFSQALLSQLEDVSEMDYSRKEYAEKCIEQKISSRLSELEVETLRKFKDTLNDSMQTDSDDGSNKNTACTGKLNEKLTDLSQKLEAFKKLEEDKKQKFGLEEKEGPRAKLTECLIKNKGKPLNCVDEIAAFKEFMDSK
- the UBP6 gene encoding ubiquitin-specific protease UBP6 (CAGL0K10494g~Ortholog(s) have thiol-dependent ubiquitin-specific protease activity and role in mitochondria-associated ubiquitin-dependent protein catabolic process, negative regulation of proteasomal protein catabolic process, protein deubiquitination), whose translation is MSNDTFSFNIKHAGKVLPITLSNDATALDLKTQVEELTQVPRSRQKFMVKGGLSDDSIANLQTIIKPGSTVMLLGTPDANLLSKPAEKHRFVEDLSPDQQVQQFNSTPLGLQNMGNTCYLNATLQALFRADELKDLILQYDPSKVTNSDANDEIHYKIVLELKRTFETLKKRSFKSVLPIMLLNTLRKCYPQFAERDPQGGFYKQQDAEELFTQLFHTLTVVFGDKFANQFQINFRATIKDTANEDDVTVREDESDMKLQCHISGTTNFMKNGLIESLNEKIEKRSDITGLNSTYAVQKQITKLPKYLTVQYVRFFWKRSSGKKSKILRKVVFPFQLDVADLLTPEYANEKIKVREELREVEKAKNEKEREAKKRKVEQTDVVMTPKEEYETKKALEESEREYWLNEFKKRFPSNLAAGENPSSVYDLIGVITHQGANSESGHYQAFIRDESDENKWYKFNDDKVSPIEKEKIEALAGGGESDSALILLYKGFGL